In the Telopea speciosissima isolate NSW1024214 ecotype Mountain lineage chromosome 2, Tspe_v1, whole genome shotgun sequence genome, one interval contains:
- the LOC122649907 gene encoding protein DETOXIFICATION 14-like: protein MEEGLLVKERGREVLGVGVIVEEVKKVGLLAGPMVAVAVSQYLLNMIPVMMVGHLGELALASTAIATSITTVTGFSVILGMASALETVCGQAYGAQQYRKLGIYTYSGIVSLLLVCIPLSLIWINLGKLLPFIGQDPITSSEAGKYAMWLIPALLACATLHPLLRYFQSQSMILPMVLSSWVTVLFHIPLCWVLVFKSGLRNLGAALAIGISYWLNTIFLALYMTYSSSCEKTSVPISMEVLQGVGEFFRLAIPSAVMVCLEWWSSEMLILLSGLLPNPKLETSVLSICLTTITMLYNIIYGIGAAASTRVSNELGAGNPHAARVAVCSVMLLAVTETVIVSTILFSCRYILGYAYSNEKEVVEYVADMAPLISLSVIMDSIQGVLSGVARGCGWQHLGAYVNLGAFYLAGIPTAVILAFHVHLRGKGLWIGILIGSTLQTVMLSLITSCTNWQKQALKARERIFAE from the exons ATGGAGGAAGGTTTGCTAGtgaaggagagagggagagaggtgTTGGGAGTGGGAGTGATAGTGGAGGAAGTGAAGAAGGTTGGATTGCTAGCAGGGCCAATGGTGGCGGTCGCAGTTTCACAGTATCTGCTTAATATGATTCCAGTCATGATGGTAGGTCATCTTGGTGAACTCGCCCTCGCCAGCACCGCCATCGCCACTTCCATCACCACCGTTACTGGCTTCAGTGTCATC CTAGGAATGGCTAGTGCATTGGAAACAGTGTGTGGACAAGCTTATGGAGCACAACAATATAGAAAGCTTGGGATTTACACTTATAGTGGCattgtctctctcctcttggTTTGTATCCCTCTCTCACTCATTTGGATCAATTTGGGAAAGCTGCTCCCTTTCATAGGCCAAGACCCTATAACCTCATCAGAAGCTGGAAAATACGCAATGTGGCTCATTCCTGCATTGTTAGCTTGTGCAACCCTTCATCCACTCCTCAGATACTTCCAATCTCAAAGCATGATCCTTCCCATGGTCCTTAGCTCATGGGTAACTGTGCTTTTCCATATTCCTCTCTGTTGGGTCTTAGTATTTAAGTCAGGTTTAAGGAACCTTGGAGCTGCATTAGCGATCGGCATATCATATTGGTTGAACACAATCTTCCTTGCATTGTACATGACGTACTCTTCATCTTGCGAGAAAACTAGTGTGCCCATCTCAATGGAGGTGCTCCAAGGTGTTGGCGAGTTCTTCCGGCTCGCTATACCATCTGCTGTGATGGTTTG TCTTGAATGGTGGTCTTCTGAGATGCTTATCTTACTTTCTGGACTTTTACCAAATCCAAAGCTTGAAACTTCAGTGCTTTCTATCTG CCTCACCACCATTACAATGCTctataatattatatatggaATCGGTGCAGCCGCCAG CACTCGAGTTTCTAATGAATTAGGGGCTGGGAATCCACACGCAGCTCGTGTGGCTGTCTGTTCCGTGATGCTTCTTGCAGTCACAGAGACAGTTATAGTAAGCACAATCCTCTTTTCGTGCCGGTATATTCTTGGCTATGCTTACAGCAATGAGAAGGAAGTAGTAGAGTATGTTGCAGATATGGCTCCTCTAATTAGTCTTTCAGTTATCATGGACAGCATTCAAGGGGTCCTTTCAG GTGTTGCTAGAGGATGTGGGTGGCAGCATTTAGGGGCCTATGTGAACCTTGGGGCTTTCTATCTTGCTGGGATTCCTACAGCTGTTATATTGGCTTTCCATGTCCATTTAAGAGGAAAGGGCTTGTGGATTGGAATACTGATTGGTTCTACTTTACAAACAGTTATGCTATCTCTCATAACAAGCTGCACAAATTGGCAAAAGCAG GCACTCAAGGCAAGGGAGAGGATTTTTGCGGAATGA